Proteins encoded within one genomic window of Ptiloglossa arizonensis isolate GNS036 chromosome 3, iyPtiAriz1_principal, whole genome shotgun sequence:
- the Ndufv3 gene encoding NADH:ubiquinone oxidoreductase subunit V3, whose protein sequence is MLRLIPHQILVQKGNLMPLQSFCTKRKATKTRNQSSANLHATGLSDKCVKIPKTPVGPGAAKDKEYKNPEYFCYHVNTFGEAEVELEKYRLPAPSNKVPFRQ, encoded by the exons ATGTTGCGTTTAATTCCGCATCAAATTCTAGTACAG aaagGAAATTTAATGCCATTACAATCTTTTTGCACAAAAAGAAAAGCAACAAAAACACGCAATCAATCTAGTGCGAATCTACATGCTACAGGACTTAGTGACAAATGTGTTAAAATACCAAAAACAC CTGTAGGTCCTGGTGCTGCTAAGGATAAAGAATACAAAAATCCAGAATATTTTTGTTATCATGTAAATacttttggagaagcagaagtagaACTGGAAAAATATAGATTACCAGCACCATCTAATAAAGTACCTTTTAGACAATAA
- the Sicily gene encoding NADH dehydrogenase (ubiquinone) complex I, assembly factor 6 homolog sicily produces MNRSLLYVERNLILQISRYSGVPLKQTPAEYCFELVRKHDYENFVCTLLLQRKARPSAFVIRAFNVEVARVQDQVHDYKIGKMRLEFWMNGLNSAYKGNPPKSPVILELHRILQKCSLSKHYFKRLIDARLERLSDSSFHNISAIEKYAEYSTSSIYYLLLEAHGITNINADHAASHMGKAQGIITLIRSIPYYARKRVNVLPQDILMKYGVSTEAVFQSKLNKDFQNVIYDIASYGKLHVDAAISIKEKLEKNVGLIFLPIVCLENYLQELKRVDFNIFDTRLQKRDSLLPLRLYWRKWIY; encoded by the exons ATGAACAGAAGTTTACTGTATGTTgaacgaaatttaatattacaaatttcaaGGTACTCAGGTGTACCTTTAAAACAAACACCGGCCGAATATTGTTTCGAATTAGTTAg AAAACatgattacgaaaattttgtatgtACTTTATTATTACAACGTAAAGCTAGACCATCTGCATTTGTAATTCGTGCATTTAATGTGGAAGTAGCTCGAGTTCAAGATCAAGTACATGATTATAAAATAGGAAAAATGAGATTAGAATTTTGGATGAATGGATTAAATAGTGCATACAAGGGAAATCCTCCAAAATCTCCTGTTATTTTGGAATTACATAGG ATTCTGCAGAAATGCTCTCTTTCTAAACATTATTTTAAACGCCTAATTGATGCACGTTTAGAAAGACTTAGTGACAGTTCATTTCATAATATTAGTGCAATAGAAAAATATGCTGAGTACAGTACTTCttccatttattatttattattggaaGCACATGGTATAACCAACATTAATGCAGATCATGCTGCAAGTCATATGGGCAAAGCACAAGGAATTATTACCTTAATTCGATCAATTCCTTACTATGCCAGGAAAAGAGTAAATGTGTTGCCACAagatattttaatgaaatatgGTGTTTCTACAGAAGCTGTATTTCAAAGCAAACTAAATAAGGATTTTCAAAATGTGATATATGATATTGCTTCTTATGGAAAACTACATGTAGATGCG GCAATttctattaaagaaaaattggaaaaaaatgtgggtttaatatttttaccaatagTTTGTCTGGAAAATTATTTGCAGGAATTAAAGAGAGTGGATTTTAATATCTTTGACACACGATTACAAAAAAGAGACAGTTTACTTCCTCTACGTTTATACTGGAGAAAATGGATATATTGA